Proteins encoded by one window of Sulfurimonas hongkongensis:
- a CDS encoding efflux RND transporter periplasmic adaptor subunit gives MTKIFLLTSILALTLFSVEIPTKSAKMREFSKSIELNSQIVQLSNAKQSIMSLVDGHIENYYVKVGQSVKAGQKIALIESIVLSDMTANFISLKTQLQTQEKNFQASKSLYEKGMTSMQELNQESIKRDEARAKLTSLKSQLNTLAIETDTLKVASSNYILYAHSEGVVSQILQPLHSSIKEETPIILVTKDQAFYLKSFLPLKYASKVKIGQKIVIDASDEKIVSKVTKILPEVDEKTQRVVLLSNIDSSLNKLYENAYTSARLYFDKTKKQVAVEKSALSFFNNEWVVFISKHDEHEAHDHDEHEHKKVHDDHHEHDDKDEAPYEVRVVNIVAQDEEFVAVEGVEIGERYVSDKSYYVKSQLLKSSLGGHGH, from the coding sequence ATGACTAAGATATTTTTACTAACAAGCATATTAGCGTTAACGCTTTTTTCAGTTGAGATACCGACAAAGAGTGCCAAAATGAGAGAATTTTCAAAATCTATAGAGCTAAATTCACAAATAGTTCAACTCTCAAACGCAAAACAATCCATCATGTCCCTTGTTGATGGTCATATAGAAAACTACTATGTAAAAGTAGGTCAGAGTGTAAAAGCGGGGCAAAAAATAGCTCTTATAGAGTCTATAGTTCTCTCAGATATGACAGCAAACTTCATCTCTTTAAAAACACAACTGCAAACGCAGGAGAAAAATTTTCAAGCGTCAAAGAGTCTTTATGAAAAAGGAATGACTTCAATGCAAGAGCTAAATCAAGAGAGCATCAAAAGAGATGAAGCAAGGGCAAAACTAACATCTCTAAAGTCTCAACTAAATACTTTGGCAATTGAGACAGATACGCTAAAAGTTGCTTCATCAAACTACATACTCTATGCTCATAGTGAGGGAGTGGTGTCTCAAATACTTCAACCACTTCACTCAAGCATAAAAGAAGAGACACCCATCATCTTAGTTACAAAAGACCAAGCCTTCTATTTAAAATCTTTTTTGCCTCTAAAATATGCGTCTAAGGTTAAGATAGGACAGAAAATAGTCATAGATGCAAGTGATGAAAAGATAGTCTCAAAAGTGACTAAGATACTTCCAGAAGTAGATGAAAAGACACAAAGAGTGGTTTTGCTCTCAAACATAGACAGCAGTTTAAATAAGCTCTATGAAAATGCTTACACAAGTGCTAGGTTATATTTTGACAAAACGAAAAAACAGGTAGCAGTAGAAAAATCAGCTCTTTCTTTTTTTAACAATGAGTGGGTGGTTTTTATCTCTAAGCATGATGAACATGAAGCTCACGACCATGATGAGCATGAGCATAAAAAAGTTCACGATGACCATCATGAACATGATGATAAAGATGAAGCACCTTACGAAGTTCGTGTTGTAAATATTGTAGCTCAAGATGAAGAGTTTGTGGCGGTTGAGGGAGTAGAGATAGGGGAGAGATATGTTAGCGATAAGAGTTACTATGTAAAATCTCAACTACTCAAATCTTCTCTTGGCGGACATGGGCACTAG
- a CDS encoding TolC family protein — protein MIKILSIVVLISASLFAQNFDVFLDNAIKKSPYLKSSRVEISQAKEQGLMTTRYKNPSLDLVYSKFKPDISRDENGYSVTITQPIRLWGVGSDAQALSNATIKKASSNYALSYAEFARDISLLFTKYAQTKKMFELAKEELEIAEHIYEISKQRNLAGTISKSEMLQSRVEYEMVEIKAQTLNLDIQERYFALLEFAGAREEIELDFTHEFRLSKGSLTKNNPEINYLLSYKDEAKASSQIDSNKLKWIDINAQYESEPDQDIFRVGASIPLAIFNTSKEERRIAKLEADKAQLLIQNQEAKLSTEMSRLKKQRDLLLLLKSKNEQTLKTQIELLEMFEDGYKIASVNLLELQNIKNRVIKTKESLIKIETTLNQNIITNNYLLGAYND, from the coding sequence ATGATAAAAATATTATCAATAGTTGTCCTAATATCAGCATCTCTATTTGCACAAAATTTTGATGTTTTTTTAGACAACGCAATAAAAAAAAGCCCATACTTGAAATCTTCAAGAGTAGAAATATCTCAAGCAAAAGAACAAGGACTTATGACAACGAGATACAAAAACCCATCTTTGGATTTAGTATATTCAAAGTTTAAGCCAGATATATCTAGAGATGAAAATGGATATAGCGTAACTATCACTCAACCCATCAGACTATGGGGAGTAGGTAGCGATGCCCAAGCACTCTCAAACGCAACTATCAAAAAGGCTAGCTCAAACTACGCTCTCTCCTACGCAGAGTTTGCTCGGGATATCTCACTTCTTTTTACTAAGTATGCACAGACAAAAAAAATGTTTGAGTTAGCAAAGGAAGAGTTAGAGATAGCAGAGCATATTTATGAGATATCAAAACAAAGAAACTTAGCTGGAACCATCTCAAAAAGCGAGATGCTTCAATCGCGAGTTGAGTATGAGATGGTAGAGATAAAAGCACAAACGCTAAATCTTGATATACAAGAGAGATACTTTGCCTTGTTAGAGTTTGCCGGAGCAAGAGAGGAGATAGAACTAGATTTTACTCATGAGTTTAGACTATCTAAAGGGAGTTTAACAAAAAATAATCCGGAGATAAACTATCTCTTAAGTTATAAAGATGAAGCAAAAGCTTCCTCACAAATAGACTCTAACAAACTTAAGTGGATAGATATAAATGCTCAATATGAGAGCGAGCCAGATCAAGATATATTTAGAGTAGGCGCTTCTATCCCACTTGCTATTTTTAACACATCAAAGGAGGAGAGGCGCATAGCAAAACTTGAAGCAGACAAAGCGCAGCTCCTCATTCAAAACCAAGAAGCAAAGCTCTCTACAGAGATGAGCAGACTTAAAAAGCAAAGAGATTTGTTGCTGCTTTTAAAGTCTAAAAATGAGCAGACTCTAAAAACCCAGATAGAGCTTTTAGAGATGTTTGAAGATGGATATAAAATAGCAAGCGTAAATCTGCTTGAACTTCAAAACATCAAAAACAGAGTTATCAAAACAAAAGAGTCTCTTATAAAAATAGAGACAACATTAAATCAAAACATCATCACAAATAACTATCTTTTAGGAGCATATAATGACTAA